One region of Citrus sinensis cultivar Valencia sweet orange chromosome 6, DVS_A1.0, whole genome shotgun sequence genomic DNA includes:
- the LOC102621125 gene encoding transcription factor PIF3, protein MPLFELYQMTKEKLDSAKQKNPSSSTDLSFEPENDLVELVWENGQILKQGQSSRTKKSPTSNSLPSYCLRSHTPKNRDKDLGKTGKFGTVDAMLNGIQMSDPSGEMGLNQDDDMVPWLNYAVDESLQQDYCSDFLHELSGVTGNELSSQNNFASFDKRSSSNQFDREFNSVFGNHGARLEHGNVSKVSSVGGGEATRPRSSTNSVYTSSSQQCQTSLPNLRSGVSDSTSNGIKNSTDNGIFQGSNPTATGNLSGLKLHKQDQRLSANNSGVMNFSHFARPVALVRANLQNIGSMPGARLSRIERMGSKDKSSVASRSPVESPLIDSSGCLRKESSCQPAAVTSKVDVKPQEAKSSEQPVSEPPEAACREDALNNDKKPSQVHAESATKGVVESEKTVEPVVAASSVCSGNSVERASDDLPHNVKRKHCDLDDSECPSEEQDVEEESVGVKKQVPGRVGTGSKRSRAAEVHNLSERRRRDRINEKMRALQELIPNCNKVDKASMLDEAIEYLKTLQLQVQIMSMGAGFYMPPMMYPSGMQHMHAAHMAHFPPMGIGMGMGIGYGMGMPDINGGSSCYPMVQVPAMHGAHFPGTSVSGPSALQGMAGSNFQLLGLPAQGHHMSMPHAPLNPLSGGPIMKSAMGLNPTGMVGSMDNTDAAKGSTSKDLVQNVNSQVKQNTGAKGPVDQASGQCEATNESSAEPAAVQDNCQASEVNGLVTYNSSRKNENESSNPAFFE, encoded by the exons ATGCCTTTGTTTGAGCTATATCAAATGACTAAAGAGAAGCTTGATTCAGCCAAGCAGAAAAACCCTTCATCTTCAACTGATTTGTCCTTTGA ACCTGAGAATGATCTTGTTGAACTTGTATGGGAAAATGGTCAGATTTTGAAGCAAGGTCAGtctagtagaaccaaaaagaGTCCAACTTCTAATAGCTTACCATCATATTGTTTACGATCTCACACTCCAAAGAATAGAGATAAAGATTTAGGAAAGACAGGAAAGTTTGGAACAGTGGATGCtatgttgaatgggattcaaATGTCGGATCCATCTGGTGAAATGGGTTTGAATCAAGATGATGACATGGTACCGTGGTTGAATTATGCAGTTGATGAATCTTTACAACAGGATTACTGTTCTGATTTCTTGCACGAGTTGTCTGGAGTCACTGGAAATGAGCTCTCCAGCCAGAATAATTTTGCATCTTTTGATAAGAGAAGTAGCAGTAATCAGTTTGATAGGGAATTCAATTCTGTGTTTGGTAATCATGGTGCGAGGTTAGAACATGGGAATGTGTCCAAGGTTTCTTCAGTAGGAGGTGGTGAGGCTACTAGACCTAGAAGTAGTACTAATTCAGTATACACTTCATCATCACAGCAATGCCAGACATCATTGCCGAATCTTAGATCAGGAGTTTCTGATAGCACTAGCAATGGTATCAAGAATTCAACTGATAATGGTATTTTCCAGGGTTCAAATCCAACTGCCACTGGAAATCTTTCTGGCTTAAAATTGCATAAGCAAGATCAAAGGTTGTCCGCTAATAACTCTGGTGTGATGAATTTTTCCCATTTTGCACGACCTGTTGCTCTTGTTAGAGCTAATCTTCAGAATATTGGATCGATGCCTGGTGCTAGATTATCGAGGATAGAAAGGATGGGAAGTAAGGATAAGAGTTCTGTTGCAAGCCGTAGCCCAGTTGAATCCCCTCTAATTGACTCGAGTGGTTGTTTAAGGAAGGAATCTAGTTGTCAACCTGCTGCAGTGACATCCAAGGTTGATGTAAAACCACAGGAAGCCAAGTCCTCTGAGCAACCAGTTTCTGAACCACCTGAGGCCGCATGCCGAGAAGATGCcttgaataatgataaaaagcCTAGTCAAGTTCATGCTGAAAGTGCAACTAAAGGAGTGGTGGAAAGTGAGAAGACTGTAGAGCCTGTGGTTGCTGCTTCTTCTGTTTGCTCAGGCAATAGTGTAGAGAGAGCTTCAGATGATCTACCTCATAATGTGAAGAGAAAACATTGCGACCTTGACGATTCTGAATGTCCTAGTGAA GAACAGGATGTTGAAGAAGAATCAGTGGGTGTGAAAAAACAGGTTCCTGGTCGAGTAGGTACAGGCTCGAAGAGAAGCCGAGCTGCAGAAGTGCATAATTTATCTGAAAGG AGGCGGAGAGACAGGATAAATGAAAAGATGCGTGCGTTACAAGAACTCATACCAAACTGCAATAAG GTGGACAAAGCTTCTATGCTTGATGAGGCCATCGAATATCTGAAGACACTCCAACTTCAAGTGCAG ATTATGTCAATGGGAGCTGGTTTCTATATGCCACCAATGATGTATCCGTCGGGAATGCAACATATGCATGCAGCTCACATGGCTCATTTCCCCCCAATGGGTATTGGAATGGGAATGGGTATCGGGTATGGAATGGGTATGCCTGATATTAATGGTGGCTCTTCTTGTTATCCGATGGTTCAGGTGCCTGCTATGCATGGAGCACATTTCCCAGGAACATCAGTTTCAGGGCCCTCTGCTTTGCAGGGGATGGCAGGATCTAACTTCCAGCTGCTTGGGCTTCCTGCTCAAGGACATCATATGTCAATGCCACATGCACCTCTAAATCCTTTATCAGGAGGCCCCATAATGAAGTCAGCAATGGGACTGAATCCCACTGGCATGGTAGGTTCAATGGATAATACGGATGCAGCTAAAGGCTCAACCTCAAAGGATCTGGTGCAGAATGTCAACTCCCAAGTAAAGCAAAACACTGGTGCCAAGGGCCCAGTGGATCAAGCATCGGGCCAG TGCGAAGCAACAAATGAAAGTTCTGCAGAGCCAGCTGCGGTGCAGGATAATTGTCAAGCCTCAGAAGTTAATGGTCTTGTAACTTACAATTCATCcagaaaaaatgagaatgaatctAGTAATCCAGCCT TTTTCGAGTGA